In Zonotrichia leucophrys gambelii isolate GWCS_2022_RI unplaced genomic scaffold, RI_Zleu_2.0 Scaffold_34_1600103, whole genome shotgun sequence, the genomic stretch TGTCAGTGTCCGTGTGTCCGGCACTGACCAGTGCTATGTCCGGGAGCTCACTGGGCTGCGTCCCTGTGTCTGTCggtgtccgtgtgtccggcACTGACCGGGGATCTGCAGTGCCGTGTCCATCATGTCCGTGCGTCTGGCACTGACCAGCGCTGTGTCCAGggccctgtccgtgtgtccagtgctgtgtccagggccctgtccgtgtgtccagcGCTGTGTCCAGGGCCCTGTCCATGTgtccagtgctgtgtccaggaccctgtctgtgtgtccagtGCTGTGTCAGggccctgtccgtgtgtccagcGCTGTGTCCAGggccctgtccgtgtgtccagcACTgaccagtgctgtgtccagggccctgtccgtgtgtccagcGCTGTGTCCAGGCCCTGTCCATGTGTCCAGCACTGACCGACACTGTGTCCAGggccctgtccgtgtgtccagcGCTGTGTCATGGCCCCGTCCATGTGTCCATCCACCCACCACTGACCCCTTCCACACCCACCTCTCCTCGTGCCCACAGCCCCGATCCCTCACGTCCGTTTGTCCttccctgccccctcccctccctcactGACCGCCGCGTGTCCCCGCAGGGAGGAGAAGTCCGAGGAGAACCTGCAGCGGCCGCCCAAGGCCAAGAAGCCCAAGAAGGAGCGCAAGGAGCCGGATCAGCCCGCGGCCGAGCCCGCCGAGGCCGGCAAGGCCGAGAGCTCGGAGGGGGCTGGGGCGGCGCCGGCGGCCCCGGAGGCGTCGGCGTCGCCGAAGCAGCGGCGCTCCATCATCCGCGACCGCGGGCCCATGTACGACGACCCCACGCTGCCCGAGGGCTGGACACGCAAACTCAAACAGCGCAAGTCCGGCCGCTCGGCCGGCAAGTACGACGTCTACCTGATCAAGTGAGCCCTGCACGGGTtgggtgggtgtgtgtgtgtggggtggCCGGAGAGGGGAGTGCGGTCATCGCCGCTGACCACTcacattgtgtgtgtgtgtgtgtggggtggCCGGAGAGGGGAGTGTGGTCATCACTGCTGACCACTcaggttgtgtgtgtgtgtgtggggtcATCACCGCTGACCACTCACAttgtgtgtgtgcgtgtatGGGGTCATCACCGCTGACCActcacagtgtgtgtgtggggtggCTGGAGAGGGAGGTGTGGTCATCACCGCTGACCACTcaagttgtgtgtgtgtgtgtggtggcCGGAGAGGGGAGTGCGGTCATCACTGCTGACCACTCAGGttgtgtgtgtgcgtgtatGGGGTCATCACCGCTGACCACTCAGgttgtctgtgtgtgtgtgtggtgtgtggggtggggtggccggAGAGGGGAGTGTGGTCATCACTGCTGACCACTcaggttgtgtgtgtgtgtgtgtgtggggtcATCACCACTGACCACTcaggttgtgtgtgtgtgtgtgtgtgtggggtcATCACCACTGACCACTcaggttgtgtgtgtgtgtgtgtgtggggtcATCACCACTGACCACTcaggttgtgtgtgtgtgtgtgtgtgtgtttgtgtgtggggTCATCACCACTGACCGCTCGCTGACCGTTCCTTCGCTCTCCCGCCCGCAGCCCGCAGGGAAAAGCCTTCCGCTCCAAGGTGGAGCTGATCGCCTACTTCGAGAAGGTGGGGGACACCTCGCTGGACCCCAACGACTTCGACTTCACCGTCacgggccggggcagcccctCGCGCCGCGAGCAGCGCCCGCCCAAGAAGCCCAAATCGCCCAAAGGCCCCGGCACCGGCCGCGGCCGGGGGCGGCCCAAGGGCAGCGGCGGCGGAggcggcagcgcccggcccaaGGCGGCCTCCGCCGTGTCCGAGGGGGGCTCCGCGGCCAAACGGGCTCTGGAGAAGCCCCCCGGCAAGCTGCTGGTCAAGATGCCGTTCTCCccgggccagccgggccccgcggccccgccggccccgcggcgGCCGGGCCGTAAGCGCCGGGCCGAGCCGGACAGTCCGGCCGTGCCCAAGAAACGCGGGCGCAAaccggcgggggcggcggggccgggggggccgggcGGCCCCGACAAGAAGGCGGCGACTCCCCCGGCCGTGCAGGAGACGGTGCTGCCCATCAAGAAGAGGAAGACGAGGGAGACGGTGGTGGTGGAAGCGGTGACGATGGCGGCCGCCGCCACGACGACGACGACAACAACGACGACGCCGGGCTCGCGCGGCCCCCGCagcgcccgcagccccggccggcGCAGCAAGGAGGGCAGCCCCAAGGGTCGGGGGGCTCCTCCcgcgccccccccgccgccgccgccgccggggccccCCCAGAGCGACCCCAAGGACAGcgccagccccccccccccgccgcccccgccgccgccgccgccgcccccccaGGACTTGAGCGGGTGCTCGGAGCAGAGGGGGGGTCCCGCGGCCCCCGACGGCTGCGCCAAGGAGCCCCCTAAGACTCAgcagcccccgccgccgccgccgctgccgccgtcGCCGCCCTACAAACACCGAGGGGAGCCCGAGCACAAAGactctgcctcctcttcctccacctcctcctcctcttcatcatcctcctcctcctcttcctcgtcGTCGTCCTCgtcggcgccgccgccgcccccgcccccccccagCGTGGCCGTGCCGCGGCCCCCGGCCCGCGAGGAGCCGGTGGACACGCGGACGCCTGTGCCCGAGCGGGTCAGCTGACTGTGAGCCGCCGCGGCGGGGGAACGCACGCACGGACcgacggacggacggacggacggacggacacaCGGACGGGCCCCCCCTCCCCGCCCTACCCCTGCCCCCCCTTCACGAGGCAGTGGGGACCCCCCTCCCcaacaaaaatccccccccctcccttcctctgTGGGTTGggttctcctcctcccctccccgtgtcccccccaccCCGAGTTTTTATTACCGACAAGCACAGCGagggacccccccccccggacccccccaCTTTGCACTTTTTGAGGATGGGGGGGGGTCTCCagggccgcccctcccccccaccgAGGTTgggcggggtttggggggggagggggttgttttgggggggcggggccgcgtcttcccccctcccccggcGCCGCTTTTCTCGTTCTTCCAGTTCCGTTTTCCGCCCGTGGGAACCATTTGCACTatgggggaggggaaggggcggGGCCGGGATCCGGCCGGCGGCCAATGGGGAGCGGCGCTGCAGAAGAGGGGGGTGGGGCTGAGGCCGAGGCTACGGCCAATCAGGGGCAGGGATCCAGCGTGGAGCCAATCAGGAGAAGGGGGTGCGGCGTCAGGGGGCAGGGTCTGGTGTGGAGCCAATGAAGCGGGGCGGTGGGTTCAGCCATGATCTGGGGCTGAGCCAATCAGAAGCTGAGCTGGGCCGGGGTGGGGTCAAGTGTGGAGCCAATCAGGAGCGACTGAGGAGGAGGGGTCTGGTGTTGAGCCAATCAGGTGTGACTTTATTGGGGGTCGGATTTAGAGCCAATCAGCAGCTACCAGTCTGTGCGGGATCCGGTGTCTGGAGCCAATCAGGAGGTGCAGGATCAGCAAGGGGCGGGGCCTGGCCTTAGGCCAATGGGGGCGGCTCTGTGTGAGGAGGATCTGGTGTGGAGCCAATCAGGAGGGACGGGATCAGGCCTGGAGCCAATCAGAAGCAGCCTTGGGTTCAGCTGGGATCCAGTGTTTGGCCAATCAGGAGCCGCGATCCAGACAGGGGTGGGGAGGATTCCAGATCCCCCCGACAGAGGCGTGGTCAAGTCAAGAGCCAATCACGAACTGGGTGGGGTCGGCGCCGTCCAATCAGGGCTGAGATCCTGCGGGGGCGGGGCCGTCCGGCCCTGGGAGTGACTctgggcgggggcggggcccggccATGATCCAATCAGGAGTGGTTTGGATTGGAGGGGCGGGTCCGGCCCCCGCCCAATGGGGTTGCTCTGCTCTGTAGGGGTCGATCCAATCGCGGCCAATCAGGAGAGGCCGCAGGCATGGTGGGAACCAATCAGGAGCAAGGGTGTGATCCGGTCCAGAGCCAATCAGGAGTCAGAATGGGCAAAGCTTTTATCCATTCTGGAGCCAATCAGAATTGAGGGTGTGATCTGGTCTGGAGCCAATCAGGGGCAAGTGTGGAATCTGGTCTGGAGCCAATCATGCTcaagctgggcagggctgggatctgGTCCAGGGCCAATCAGAATTGAGCATGGGTGGAGCTGGGGTCTGGTCCAGGGCCAATCAGAATCGAGCATGGGTGGAGGTGGGATCTGGTCCTGAGCCAATCAGAAATGAGGTCTGGGATCCGATCGGGAACCAATCAGGAGTgatctgggcagggctgggatctgGTCCCGAGCCAATCAGGAGCGAGCACGGGGCGATCGATCCATTTCacattggggggggggggggctcatgctgcccctcccccacccccccccccagtcCCATTtcggggtgggggaggggtccccatCCTGCACTTTACCCactctgggggggggggaggggttgGGGCCACGCCCCCTTTGTGCCCCCCCCGTTCTTCCATCGCCCCCCCCGGGGgtccccaccccccccccccggctccTCACGGCaataaaggggggggggggaaggggggggaggggcggccagAGAgagcaaaccccaaaaatggggaggggcCCATGTGGGGGAGGGGTCCCGAGGAGGGGGGGGGGCACAGCCACCACCGttatgggggggggggaattttggggggccccccccTCCACCCACGTATTTATTCTCTCGAGACGTTTTTGCCTTATAAAGTTCCGGAAAAGCCCCTCGGTGTCGGttgtttttggggagggggggtccCCACGgcgccgccccccccccccccccccccccccccatttaaagcccccccccccaaattgtccccccccctcaccccccgggtctgtgtctgtgctgctgctgctgctgctgcgcgTGATCCAGCGATTATAAATCTGTGTAACCCTCACTCAGCCGCCTCCGCCGCTT encodes the following:
- the MECP2 gene encoding methyl-CpG-binding protein 2, giving the protein MAAAAPSGDEGRLEEKSEENLQRPPKAKKPKKERKEPDQPAAEPAEAGKAESSEGAGAAPAAPEASASPKQRRSIIRDRGPMYDDPTLPEGWTRKLKQRKSGRSAGKYDVYLINPQGKAFRSKVELIAYFEKVGDTSLDPNDFDFTVTGRGSPSRREQRPPKKPKSPKGPGTGRGRGRPKGSGGGGGSARPKAASAVSEGGSAAKRALEKPPGKLLVKMPFSPGQPGPAAPPAPRRPGRKRRAEPDSPAVPKKRGRKPAGAAGPGGPGGPDKKAATPPAVQETVLPIKKRKTRETVVVEAVTMAAAATTTTTTTTTPGSRGPRSARSPGRRSKEGSPKGRGAPPAPPPPPPPPGPPQSDPKDSASPPPPPPPPPPPPPPQDLSGCSEQRGGPAAPDGCAKEPPKTQQPPPPPPLPPSPPYKHRGEPEHKDSASSSSTSSSSSSSSSSSSSSSSSSAPPPPPPPPSVAVPRPPAREEPVDTRTPVPERVS